The Christiangramia flava JLT2011 region CTGGAAGCCTTCGGAAAACTATTCTTCAAAAACCTGAAAATCTACCTCTATCCTATTCTGAACGAGGAGACCGGTGAGATCATCAATAGTAAAAACCTGAAAGTGCATCCGAGACTAAAGGAACTTTACAAATTCTTTACCGATAATAACAAGGTGGTAGATATTGAAGATTACGATAAAGAAACCCTGAAAATTCATCCTCGAAAGGTGTACCAGATGATGCTGGACGGCGATAAGGAATGGGAAAAAATGGTTCCCGGTCTAACAGCTAAAATGATCAAGGAAAACCAGATGTTCGGGATGCGCAAACGCGAAAAGACCGAGAATTAGGTTGAAAATTCGGTTTTAGAAGCACGGTCGTACATCACGATACTTCCGGCTACCGATACGTTCAGGCTCAGCGTAGACTGAAATTTAACCAGAAAATGTGATTTTTCCTTCGCTTCATTGGAAAGTCCGTGATCTTCAGCGCCGAGCAAATACACACAACGCCTGGGATGCTTGAAGCGCTCCAGCGGTTCTGCCTTTTCATCCAGCTCTACTCCTACCAGCATCGCTCCCTTAGGAAGGTGCGCATAAAAATCTTCAAAAGTTTCATAATGAAAATAGGGCATTGCACCCACGGCTTTATGAGTATCACAAGCCTGCTTCGCATAGCGGTTCCCAATGGTGAAAATATAGCTGGCACCCATGTTCTGCGCCGAACGCCATAAAACTCCCAGATTTTCGGGAGTCTTCCCATTCTGAATGCCGATTCCAAAAAAGCCCTGGTCTAAAGTATCTATCAACATGCTGCAAATTTAAGGATTCTGAAATTGTTAATTCCGGCCTTCCTTTTACAGATTTTTTCCAGCTGTTCATCCATTAACATGCTATAAGTCAAAAACTTATAGTAAATTAACTCTAATTAACCAATCAAACATTCTTATGAAAAGTATTCACCAAAAGATCGCAATCCGGGCGGGAACTTTCTGCCTGGTGTTGCTGTTACTTACTTCCTGTAACGATAAAAAATATGAAGACCAGGAAAGCGAATCAGCTGAAATGAGCCTGCAGGACAGTATTGCCCGCGGCAAATACCTGGTCACCACCATTGGTTGTGCCGATTGTCATTCTCCGAAAAGAATGACCGAGCGTGGCCCTGAAGAAATACCGGAACTCGCCCTCTCTGGCCACCCGGCAGGAGATACGCTACCTCCTCTTTCCATGGATGCCATGCAGAAAGGCTGGATGCTGATGACCGGAGACCTTACGGCCGCGGTAGGGCCCTGGGGGATTTCTTTTTCTGCCAATCTTACTTCGGATGATACGGGAATTGGAAACTGGACGATGGAGCGTTTTAAAACCGCCATGCGTGAAGGAAAACTGAAAGGCGACAAAGGTGGCCGGATGATGCTGCCTCCAATGCCGTGGCAGAATTTCGCCAAACTATCTGATGAAGACCTGGAATCGATGTTCAAATATTTGCAAAGCACGGAACCTGTTGAAAATGCGGTTCCGGCTCCTATACCGCCAACCAAACTGGATAGTTTGGCCACATCCTAAGCGAAAAACCGGCAGATCTGCCGGTTTTTTTATTCTACATGGAATTCTTTCAGCAATCCTTTTTCTCTCTGGTTGGGCACTTCAGAGATCAGCACATAATCTCCCGGTGTGAGTTCAGCAGTAAAATAACCATTTTTACCAGCAGCCATTTCCTGCATTCCTGCTATAAATTTGAAGCCTTTGGGCGCAGGAGTCATCAAACCTTTAGGCGTACTCCAGTTTAGCCAGTTGGCAAGCGTATTGAGGTTAGCCTCCTTTTCCTTTCTCACCAGTTGTACGTCGTGCCCCACAAAATTCTCATGAACTTTCTGATCTTCGAAATACACTTTAAAAACTTTCTTACCAGTGCTTGGATTTCCTTCGAGTAGCATACCATTTTCGCTGCCAATGGAAATCTGATAATCGGCTTGAGGTTCCGGAATATCACTGAGACTGTCTTTTACAATAATCTCGTCCACCATCCCTTCTACGGAATGAAAACGGCCATTAGGCATCTTCATATAACACTCGATCGCGTAAATACCGGGATCCAGTTTGAGGGTAGATTGTGTAGTCGATTTCGGGGAAACCAAACCCGTCCCGCCATAAAATTGTACCTGACTAAACCATTCGGGTAATTTCCCAAAGGCTTCCATTGCCTTATCCATATTGCCTTCCATTATATAGTCCATACCTTCCTGGAAAGCCGGCCCCACTTCTTTTTCAGTATCTTCCAGGCGCTTGCCTTCGGGATATTTTTCAAAAACGATAAAATGCGTCTCGTTGCTGTTGTTCTTATAAACTATAGGGTTCCAGCCGCTCAGTAAAGTATCCTTCGGAAGAATAAATTCCATGGAATTGGTGACGATCTTAAAATTCTCAGCAGCTTTTTGTCTCGGAAGTTCCTGCTTCGCCAGGGAATCGCTGGCTGAGGTTTCCAGGTTCTTTTTGGATTCGTTTTTACAGGAGAATAAGGCGAAAGTCAGGCATGCACAAACCCAGGCTGAGGCTGTCCCTCTTAATAGTGAAGAAATCATAATTTTTGGTTTTAGTTAGTTGCCACAAAGGAGGTTGCGCATGGATGGGCATTTTAAATTTCTTAAAATTCCAGCAGTATTCCTAACAATCTTTCAAGTTTCTGAAGATCAGCTTTTCCATTTCCTTAATTAATTGTCAAAATTTGAAACAAGTATCTCAATAGATATAAATTTAAGGATCAGTTTAGTACATTTAAGATTCCAGCTTTTTTAAAAAAGATTCTATGCTTAAGAAAACACGAGTGGTCATTGAAGATATACAGCCCGTTATCAACTGCGGGGAATTTGCAGTAAAGCGGGTCATTGGAGAGATCGTTACGGTGCAGGCAGCTATTTTTGGAGATGGTCACGATATTATTCAGGCCGCTATTCAGTATAAACATCAAACTCAAAAAAACTGGAAAGAGGTGCGTATGCGCCCGACTGAAAATGATCACTGGCAGGGCCACTTCAGCGTGGAAAAACAGGGCGATTATTTTTTTAAAATCGAAGCCTGGGAGGATCATGGTCTCAACTGGCGACATGGGATCATCAAAAAGATCGAAGACGGCCAGTTTGTTAAATCTGAATTGCTGGAAGGAGCTGAAATCCTCAAACCGCTACTGAAAAAATGCACGAAACAGGAGGCGGTTTTCATCAAAAAAGCGATTGCTGATTTTACTGACGAAGACCGAATGGACGAAGCCTGCGCCACCTGTACCGATCCATATCTTGAAGAAATTCTATTGAAGTACCCACATAAGGCTGTTCCTAATGAAAGCCAGGAATATCCGGTTTACGTAGACCGCAAAAAGGCACTTTTCAGCACCTGGTATGAATTCTTTCCCAGGTCAGCTTCGAGTGAGGCGGGGAAACACGGTACTTTTAAAGACTGTGAAAACATTTTGCCGCGTGTTGCCGAGATGGGGTTTGACACGCTCTATTTCCCGCCCGTGCATCCTATTGGAGAAGTGAACCGCAAGGGAAAGAACAACGCGACCGACGCTGCTCCGGGAGATGTAGGTTCGCCCTGGGGAATTGGTTCGAAAAAAGGCGGGCACAAAGACATCCACCCCGAGCTTGGCAGTTTAAAAGATTTTAAAAACCTGGTCAAAAAAGCCCAGGATATGGGAATTGAAGTGGCTATGGACTTTGCCTTACAGGCAGCCCCAGATCATCCCTATGTGCAGGAGCATCCAAAATGGTTCCGCTGGAGACCCGATGGAACGATACAATATGCTGAAAATCCGCCGAAAAAATACCAGGATATTCTGCCAATTTTCTTCGAATCTGAAGAATGGAAAAAGATGTGGCAGGAATTCCTCGATATTGTTCTGTACTGGATCAGGGAAGCAGGCATCAAGGTTTTCCGGGTAGACAATCCGCATACCAAGCCTTTCTATTTCTGGGGCTGGCTTATTTCCGAAGTCAAAAAGAAATATCCGGATACGCTCTTTCTTTCCGAAGCCTTCACGCGGCCAAAGATCATGGCGCAACTGGCCAAACAGGGGTTTACACAATCCTACACGTACTTTACCTGGCGAAACAACAAACACGAGATCACTGAATATGTGAACGAGCTTACCAGGAGTGACTTGCGGGAATATTTCAGGCCAAATTTCTGGCCAAATACGCCCGATATCAATCCATACGCGCTGCAAGGTGCCAATGAATCGATGTATATGAATCGCTATTTTATGGCCGCAACGCTGAGTTCCAATACCGGTATTTACGGACCCGTTTTTGAATTCATGATCTCTGATGCCGTTCCCGGAAAAGAAGAATATCATGATTCTGAAAAATACCAGATCAGGCACTGGGACTGGCAGGCTGAAAATAAACTGATGCGCATTATCGCGAGGATCAATAAAGCGAGAAAAGAAAATGCTTCGCTACAGCAAACCAATAATATCAATTTTTGCGAGATCCATAACGATGCCCTGCTTGCCTATCACAAATATGATGACCAGCGCGAGAATCATACACTCATGATCGTGAGCCTCGACCCCTATTATTCGCAAAAAGGTCATGTGCAGGTACCTCGGCACCAACTGGGATTGAACGACGGCCAGTCAATTACCGTGGAAGACCTGGTTACCGGAAATTCCTATAATTGGAACGATGAATGGTCTTTCGTGGAATTACATCCCGGTATGCCCTTTCACCTCTTCCGAATCCATAAAAATTAAGATCCATGTCAACCAAAGCACCAACGCAAATGCAGGAAACCGAGTTCAACTTTAAATGTGACTGGAATGGAGCCTTTGAAGACCCTGAATTCATCAAGACCTTCAGTACCGAAATACTGGAGAACTACATCCTGAAAAAACGTTGGTATGCGGGAAAATCGAGTACGCTCAAATACATTGAAATCGTAGATTATTTCGAATTAAAATCTGAAAAAAACACTTATTACGGTGTGCTGTTCGAGGTGAACTTCAGCGAAGCCTTTTTTCAGGATTATTTTATTCCGCTGAGTTTTATCAACCAGGAAAAAGATGCGCTGGAAACCAGTACGGTCATTGCACCGGTTAGTTTTAAAAATGAGGAAGGTTTTTTGATAGATGCCATCCATATTGAAGATTTTCGCAAGCTCGTATTTGAGAATATGATGCAATATTCTGCGGAAGCGGCCCCGGCAAAGACCGTTTTTCACCGCTCAGAGACCACGCATCCCGTTGCCTACGAATCTTCCCGTTTTATGGGTGGCGAACAAAGCAATACTTCGATCATTTTTAATGATTCCATGGTGATGAAATTCTTCCGAAGGATTTATACCAGCAAAAACCCTGATTATGAGATCGTTCGTTTTATTACTGAAAAGACCGATTTCAAGAACATTCCCGGATACGTGAGCAGCATGAACGTGGCTTT contains the following coding sequences:
- a CDS encoding RNA methyltransferase encodes the protein MLIDTLDQGFFGIGIQNGKTPENLGVLWRSAQNMGASYIFTIGNRYAKQACDTHKAVGAMPYFHYETFEDFYAHLPKGAMLVGVELDEKAEPLERFKHPRRCVYLLGAEDHGLSNEAKEKSHFLVKFQSTLSLNVSVAGSIVMYDRASKTEFST
- a CDS encoding c-type cytochrome encodes the protein MKSIHQKIAIRAGTFCLVLLLLTSCNDKKYEDQESESAEMSLQDSIARGKYLVTTIGCADCHSPKRMTERGPEEIPELALSGHPAGDTLPPLSMDAMQKGWMLMTGDLTAAVGPWGISFSANLTSDDTGIGNWTMERFKTAMREGKLKGDKGGRMMLPPMPWQNFAKLSDEDLESMFKYLQSTEPVENAVPAPIPPTKLDSLATS
- a CDS encoding alpha-1,4-glucan--maltose-1-phosphate maltosyltransferase — protein: MLKKTRVVIEDIQPVINCGEFAVKRVIGEIVTVQAAIFGDGHDIIQAAIQYKHQTQKNWKEVRMRPTENDHWQGHFSVEKQGDYFFKIEAWEDHGLNWRHGIIKKIEDGQFVKSELLEGAEILKPLLKKCTKQEAVFIKKAIADFTDEDRMDEACATCTDPYLEEILLKYPHKAVPNESQEYPVYVDRKKALFSTWYEFFPRSASSEAGKHGTFKDCENILPRVAEMGFDTLYFPPVHPIGEVNRKGKNNATDAAPGDVGSPWGIGSKKGGHKDIHPELGSLKDFKNLVKKAQDMGIEVAMDFALQAAPDHPYVQEHPKWFRWRPDGTIQYAENPPKKYQDILPIFFESEEWKKMWQEFLDIVLYWIREAGIKVFRVDNPHTKPFYFWGWLISEVKKKYPDTLFLSEAFTRPKIMAQLAKQGFTQSYTYFTWRNNKHEITEYVNELTRSDLREYFRPNFWPNTPDINPYALQGANESMYMNRYFMAATLSSNTGIYGPVFEFMISDAVPGKEEYHDSEKYQIRHWDWQAENKLMRIIARINKARKENASLQQTNNINFCEIHNDALLAYHKYDDQRENHTLMIVSLDPYYSQKGHVQVPRHQLGLNDGQSITVEDLVTGNSYNWNDEWSFVELHPGMPFHLFRIHKN